TGCAAAACGCAATGCATTCCACTGGATCGTGTTGGTAAATGTTTAAGGAGATAGCAATGAACTATGCAGACGTGGAAAACTTTAACGTCGATGAGACAGCGCCGCTGATTTACATGATACATATCGATAAGGGAGAGACGCGCGATTTATTCATCGGCTCTGCTGCGCGGGGCAGTGATTTGCCACGCCAGGGGCAACTCTGGGCAGCAGAGTCGCTGCTTCAGAGCGACCCGCCCTATCCGGATTGGTTCTTTCGATGCGAACGCGTGCATTTCGCCATGGCAGAAGCCTCGCTGCTGGACCACCCGATCAAGCTGCTCCTGTTGGGAAACACGTTGCTGTCGCAGCTGGAAACAAAGCGCAGAAAACTGGAGCAGACGATGCGCCCGTCGCTGAACGTCTGCCTGCCAGATGAAACAAGCTCCATGATCGCGCGCCTCAGGATGCTCCGGTTCAAGGCGCTCGACGATTTTCGAAAGGCTGAAAGCCCCAAGGCGTTACGCGCACAAGTACCGCACCGTTGGAATGCGGCCTGCGAAGGCTACGCGGATATGAAGAGCATCAGCGTCAAGGAGGCCGAGCAAAGGCTCAAACGCAAGTTCGCGATTTTCTAGCGATGCGGGGCAGTTGTTTTTGGGCTGCTGCCCCGCATGATTTGCGCTCAGGCCGCGAGCGCGGCAATCCCGGCGTGGGCCTTGGCCATGGCTTTGTCAGAATTCGCCATCACCTGATCCGCCGCCACGATTTCAACGTCCGAAATACCGATGAATCCCATGATATGACGCAGATACCCGGAGGCAAAATCAATTTCTGAACCCACGGGCGTGCCGCCAGTGGCCAGGGCAATCACCGCGCGTTTGCCGTCCAACAGGCCCTTGGGGCCGTTTTCGGTATAGGCAAAGGTCACGCCTGCTCGTGCGATCAGATCAATCCAAGCCTTGAGAGCAGCGGGCACGCCAAAGTTATAGACCGGCGCGCCGATGACCAGAATGTCAGCGGCCTTTATCTCGGCAATCAACTCATCCGACAGCGCCAGCGCCTGTTGCTGGGCGGGCGTGCGCTGATCGACAGGTGTGAAATTGGCGTTGACCCAGGTCTCGTTGATCTGGGGCAAGGCGTCGCTCAGATCGCGCCGCAGGACCGTGCCGTCGAATTTGTCGACAATGCGCGCCGTGAGGTCGCGGGTGGTGGAGCCTGTGTGACGGGCGGAGGCATCAATGTGCAAAATGGTCTTGGTCATGTCGGATGTCCTGTTATCATTTGGGTGGATGTTTCCTGCCATGAACGTGGGGCATTGCATTATCGAACACAATTGGCGATATGTAACAACTGGTGTGCGCTTGTGCACATCCTGGAGCACGGAAGTGTGGCATGGACAATTGGGACGAAATCAAAACCGCCTATCAGGTCGCCCGCATGGGCACTGTCAGCGGGGCCGCGGATGTGTTGGGCGTACATCACGCCACGGTCATCCGCCATATTGATGCATTGGAAAAACGGCTGGGCGTCAAACTGTTTCAACGTCATGCGCGCGGCTATACGGCCACGGAGGCCGGGCAGGATCTGTTGCGCGTCGCGCAGGCCACGGATGATCAGTTCAGCCAGTTGGCCGGACGCATCAAGGGGTTGGGCAATGAGGTGTCGGGCGAGTTGGTCGTGACCTCCCTGATCAGTCTCGCCCCCCGCATGGTGCCGCTTTTGGTCAGGTTCCAGAACAAATACCCTGATGTGGTGGTGCGGTACCTGACCGGCGACCGGCTGTTTCGTCTGGAATACGGCGAGGCCCATATTGCGGTCCGCGCCGGGTCCGCGCCGGATCAGCCCGACAATGTGGTGCAGAGTTTTCACCACCAGCAAATCGGGTTGTTTGCCACCAAATCCTACCTGCGCGAGTATGGGATGCCCCAAAGTCTGGAAGATTTTGCCGATCACCGGTTTGTCGGGCATGACAGTGACACAAGCCGCGCGCCTTTCAATCGCTGGCTGCGCGCGCATATTCCGGCAGCCTCTCTGACCTTTCGGTCTACCGATACCCATGCCCTCGAAGAAGCGGTTAAAGCCGGCGCAGGCATCGGTTTCCTGCCGCTGGTGGAGGCCCGCAAGAACATCGATCTGGTGGAGGTATTTGAGCGACAGGAGGCCTGGTCCGCGCCGCTCTGGCTGGTGACGCATGTGGATCTGCACCGCACGACAAAGGTGCAGGCGTTTCTGACCTTCCTCAAGGACGCCTCAAAGGACTGGACGCGATGAGTCCGGACAGGCAGGGGCATCTGGCGATGCTGACATTTTCTGCCCTGGTGGCGGGATCTTTCGCGCTGGGCGCGCAGGCGGCGAATGAAATTGACCCGGTTGTGCTGAACGCCGTACGCTTTGTGATGGCGGCGGCGGTGATCGGTGCCGTGGCTGCAGTGACCACGGGTCTGCCCCGCGCAGCCTTTCAGGCACCCTGGCGGTACGTGGTATTGGGCGCGTCTTTCGTGCTGTATTTTGTGCTGATGTTTGAAGGGCTGAAGACGGCGGCGCCGGTGAGTGCGGCGGCAGTGTTTACCCTGACCCCGGTGATGGCGGCGGGTTTTGGCTGGCTGCTGTTGCGGCAGATCACCACGCCGCGCATGGCGCTTGCGCTGACGATTGGTGCTGCGGGCGCTTTATGGGTGATTTTTCGCGCCGATCTCGCGGCGTTGCGGGCCTTTGAGGTCGGGCGCGGCGAATTGATATTCTTTGTTGGCTGTATTGCGCATGCGTTTTACACGCCGATGGTGCGCAAACTGAACCGGGGCGAACCGGCCGTGGTCTTTACCTTTGGGGTTCTGGTCGCGGGGGCGGCCCTGCTGATCCTTTATGCTTGGTCCGACATCTGGGCAACCGATTGGGCGGCGCTGCCCGCCATCGTCTGGATTACCCTGCTCTATATATCCATCTTTGCATCCTCGGCGACCTTCGTGCTGTTGCAATTTGCCTCGCTGCGTCTGCCAAGCGCCAAGGTCATGGCCTATACCTACCTCACGCCAAGCTGGGTGATCCTGTGGGAAATGGCGCTGGGCAATGGCGCGCCGGGTCTGGTCATTCTGGGGGGTGTGGCTCTGACCATTCTGGCGCTTTTGCTGCTGTTGCGGGACGACAGCGCGCCGCTGGTGGAACCAAAACCGCAGAACGCGCGTTAACCTGTCACACCAAAGAGAGGGAAAACAAAATGCGTAGTATTATTTATCTGGTCGGTCTTGTGGTAGTTGTGATGGCCGTGATCAATCTGGCCACCTGATACCCCCTGCGCCCTTCAGGCGCTTTCTTCTGGCAGTTCGGAGGCGAGAAATCGCTCGAAATCATCGAGATGAACCGGTTCGAACTGCCCGAAGCCCTGCATCCAGACCGAGGCTGTGCGCAGGGCGTCCGGCTCCAGTTTGCACCATTTCACGCGGCCACGTTTTTCCTGAGAGATCAGACCGGCGGCCGTGAGGACACCAAGATGTTTCGAAATCGCGGCCAGTGACATCTGAAACGGCTCGGCCACGTCGGTCACGGCCATATCATCCTCCAACAACAAGGTCAGAATGGCGCGCCGGGTCGGGTCGGCGAGGGCTGCAAAGGTCTGATCGAGTGTCCGCGACATGCCCCGATATAGCGTCGCCCCGCACAGAGGGGAAGTGGGTCAGCCATAGGGGTGATGATGGGTTTGGGAGGGCAGAGTGAGTTTATAACGTGTGTGCTCAGCCTCCGTCAGACCGATGTCGCGCGCCAGATGTGCGTTGAGGCGGCGAATGTGCAGGCCTTTGGGAGCGGGTTTGATGCGCCTGAACACCTTCAGAACCCAATATTTGAGTGACTTTTTCGCAATAAAATTTTGATCGCCCACGAGCGGTATATCGGTCATTGTTCGTTCCTTGGTTGATGTTTGACTGAAACATTCCACGAAAACGACGCCGAAATCAAAATCAATTGCTTGACAGAGCATGTGCGAAAAATGCACATAACCCTATGTCCCGTACATTACCCCCGCTGAATGCCCTGCGCGCTTTTGAGGCCGCCGGACGTCATGAAAGCTTTTCCCGCGCGGCGGAGGAATTGGGTGTGAGCCACTCGTCCATCAGCCGCCATGTGCGCGGGTTGGAGGATCGCCTGAACCGACAGTTGTTCCGCGATTTGCCGCGTGGCCTCGTTCTGACACAGGACGGCGTTGCCTATCTGGCGGATGTGACCCCGGCCCTGGATGCCATTGCCGACGCCACGGAGCAACTGACCGAAAGCCCCGCCGGTACGGTAAGCGTGAACAGTGAACCGCTCTTTGCGGAACGCTTCATCATTCCACGACTGGCCCGCTTTCAAAAAGCCTATCCGGATGTGGAAGTCAGGCTGGATGCGTCATCGCGGCTTGCGGATGTGGAACGCTATGAAGCCGATATCGCCATTCGCTTTGCGCATAGTGGCCGGTTGGATGTGCCTTGCGATCTGTTGAGTTCGGCGCTGATCTACCCCTATGCAGCACCGGATTTCATTGGCAAGCAGATCGCTCAGCCAGCGGATTTGTTGACACAGCCACTGCTGCGCGACCGGATTGGCAACATCTGGAAACCCTGGTTCGCGGCGGCAGGTGTGGTGGCAGATGACCTGCCGGAAAAAGGTTGGCGGCTGAAATTCCCGCTGGCCTATGAGGCGGCCTTGAACGGGTTGGGCGTTTACCTCAGTTCGTCCGAATGCGTGTCTTTGGACGTGGCGCAGGGGCGTCTGGTGCGGTGCTTTGACATTGGCATCCGCGATGGCGCGTTTTTCCTCGTCTATGGAAGCCGGGTGATGCGGCGCGCGGCGGTGCGCCAGTTTCGCGCCTGGTTACTGGATGAAGCACGGCCGTTTCGCGACGCGGAGGCTGGCGCGTGAAAAATCAACCAGATGGTTGAATATGCTTTTAGAGGCTTTTCCGCCGACAAGGGGCCTGCGACATGTTGCAACGGATGTTTTGAGAATGCTTGAAGTCGATTAATATCAAAGGCTTATTGGGTTCCTGGCCGCTGCACCTGATCGGTTGACTCACGCCCCCCTGCGCAATAGCACAGGCGCAACCATCCAGAGGGGTGTTTTGACGTGACAGAGAGTGACCAAAAGCAGCGCTTGGAGCAGCTTGAGGCCAAGATCGCAGCGGCAAAACAGGCGCAAGCACCAAAACCCCGGTCGGATGAACACTATTCTCAGGCGCAACATGCCTGGCGGATGGTGATCGAACTTGTAGCCGGTCTCGGGATCGGTTTTGGCATCGGATACGGGCTGGACTGGCTCTTTGGGACAATCCCGATCTTTCTGGTGCTGTTTACGATGCTGGGTCTGGCGGCCGGAGTGAAAACGATGCTTCGCTCCGCGCAGGAGATGCAGGAAAACAAGATGGCCCAGGAGGCCGAAACGAAAGACGGGGAGCCCTGAGAATGGCGACAGATGCAAGCGAAGAAGGCGGTCTGGTTTTCCACCCGATGGACCAGTTCATCATCCAGCCTTTGTTTGGAGAGGGTGCCATTGCCTGGTACACGCCGACAAATGCAGCGCTCTGGATGGGACTTGCCATCGTCGCCGTGATCCTTCTGATGGTTGTAGGCAGCTCCAAACGCGCCGTCGTGCCCACGCGCAGCCAGTCGGTTGCTGAACTGGCCTACGGTTTCATCTACAAGATGGTCGAGGACATTTGTGGCAAGGAGGGGCTCAAGTATTTCCCCTATATCATGACGCTGTTCATGTTCATTGTCTGCGCCAACTTCCTCGGTCTGATCCCCACAGCCTTTACGCCGACGTCGCATTTCGCTGTGACGGTTGTGATGGCGATGGCAGTGTTCCTGACAGTCACCATTCTGGGGTTTGTCAAGAATGGCGCGGGTTTCCTGAGCCTGTTCTGGGTGTCTTCGGCACCGCTGGCGTTGCGGCCCATTCTGGCGATCATCGAATTGATTTCCTATTTTGTGCGCCCGGTCAGCCATTCCATTCGTCTGGCGGGCAACGTCATGGCGGGTCACGCGGTGATCAAGGTCTTCGCAGGCTTTGCGGTCATCACAGCGGTCAGCCCGGTGGCGATCCTCGGCATCACTGCGATGTATGGTCTGGAGGTCCTCGTGTCCTTCATTCAGGCCTACGTTTTCACCATTCTGACGTGCGTGTACCTCAAGGACGCACTTCATCCGCATCACTAATTCGGGCGGTTTCACCCGTTCAAATACTCAACTTCCAATCGTAAGGAGAATTCACATGGAAGGCGAACTCGCACACATCGGCGCAGGTCTGGCAGCAATCGGTTCCGGGGCAGCAGCCATCGGTGTTGGTAACGTTGCAGGCAACTACCTGGCAGGCGCATTGCGCAACCCCTCTGCCGCGGCCAGCCAAACAGCTACACTCTTCATCGGTATCGCTTTCGCAGAAGCGCTGGGGATCTTCGCATTCCTCGTCGCCCTGCTTTTGATGTTCGCTGTTTAAGCTTCAAACAACGATATTCCTTACGGTCGGGCGGCGCATTTTGATGTGCTGCCCGATGTAACGGCCCGCCGCGCAGGAGAACGACATGGCTACCGAAACACATAGCGCTGATGCTGCTGCCTCCGGGGGCATGCCACAGCTCGATTTCTCTACTTGGGCAAACCAGATTTTCTGGTTGGTGATCACACTGGTTGTGATTTACATGATTTTGTCGCGCGTGGCCTTGCCGCGCATTGCGGCCGTTCTGGCGGAACGTCAGGGCACGATAACAAACGATGTGGCCGCTGCCGAAGACCTGAAGGTCAAGGCACAGCAAGCCGAAGCCGCCTATGATCAGGCGTTGGCCGATGCCCGCACAGAGGCTCACCGCATCGTCGGCGAAGCAAAAGCTGAAATTCAGCAGGATCTGGATGCTGCGATCGCAAAAGCAGATGCAGAGATCGCCGCCAAAGCCGCCGAGTCCGAAAAAGCAATTGCGGAAATTCGTGCTGGCGCTGTGGAAGCTGTCAAAGAAGTCGCAGCCGAAACCGCGCAGGAAATTGTGACTGCCATGGGCGGTACAGCCGACGCGAAGGCGGTTTCTGCCGCTGTCGACACGCGTTTGAAAGGATAAGCGAGATGCGTTTTCAAACAGTCTTGATTGCCACTGCCGCAAGTGCAGGCGTTGCAAGCCCGGCTTTGGCCGCTGGCGGTGGTATATCCTTGAGCAATACAGATTTTGTGGTGTTCCTGGGTCTGGTCGTTTTTATCGGTATTCTGATTTATTTCAAAGTGCCGGGCCTGATCATGGGAATGCTGGACAAGCGCGCCGAGGGCATTCAGTCCGAGCTGGAAGAAGCCCGTGCGCTGCGCGAAGAAGCACAGTCGTTGCTGGCGAGCTATGAGCGCAAGCAGCGCGAAGTTCAGGATCAGGCGGACCGCATCGTGGCTGCGGCCAAGGAAGAAGCTGGCGTTGCCGCTGAGCAGGCGCGTGCTGATCTGGAAGTGTCTCTGGCGCGCCGCATGGCTGCCGCCGCCGAGCAGATCGCAACAGCCCAAAGCGCTGCCGTCAAGGAAGTGCGCGATCAATCCGTCACGGTCGCAGTTGCAGTGGCGCGCGAGATGATCGCCAAGCAAATGACCGCCGCACAGGGCAACAGCCTGATTGATGGCGCCATCGCTGAAGTGGACGCCAAGCTGCACTAGCCCAATGGTGGCCTGAAGCCCACCCTACGGCAGTCCCGGTCATTGGCCGGGAATGTGCATTGTGCATTGTGCGTATGCGGTGCGCTGCGCGTGTGTCAGGGCGGGAAACGCGCAAGATTATCAGGTACATTCGGTCTTGCACGGAACCGGTGCGCGCAGTCTGGATCCGCCCGGCCCGCGGCTTTTCAGGCCGCTCCGATTAAGCAGCTTCGGCATATGTGCTGACCTTCAGGGCCACCAGTGGATTGCGCCCGTTTGCATCAGGTATCGCGTCAGAGAACGGGCAGCCTTGCGGTGACCTCAGTGCCGCTCCATTTCATGATCCAACCTTTGTTGCGCCACGGCTTCGTTCTGGTCTGCCTTGATCTGATCGCGCAGGCAAATCTCGACATAGTTCAAGTGTTCCTGCACCGCAGCGCGCGAGCGTTCGGGATTGCGTTGCTGTAGCGCCTCGTTGATTGCACGGTGCTGATCCAGCAACATCCCCCGCGTGGCGCGTTGTTTGAACATGATCTGACGGTTGTAAAAAACCCCTTCGCGCAGCAATTGGTACATGGAACGCATCATATGCAGCATGACCACATTGTGGCTGGCTTCGATGATCGCCATGTGGAACTGCGCGTCCAACTGTGCTTCCTCCTCGGGATTTCGTTTGGAATGGGCCGCTTCCATCTTGTCAAAAACCGTCTGCACCACGCGCAGGTCTGTGTCCGAGCCCAACCGGGCGGCGCGCTCTGCGGCGAGGCTTTCCAGATCACGGCGAAACGACAAATAATCAAATACCGCCTCATCATGGCGCGAAAACAGCTGCACCAGCGCAGGCGCAAAGGCAGACCCCAAAACGTCAGCGACGAATACACCGGCCCCGGCGCGCGTGCTCAGGAGGCCCTGTTCCTGCAGGGTGCCGATGGCGTCGCGCAGGCTGGGCCGTGACACGTTCAGCCGTTCAGCCAGTTCACGCTCGGCTGGCAGCCGTTCGCCGGGGCGCAACACACCGCGCAGGATCAGTTGTTCGATCTGATGGACAACTGCCGTGGACAGCTTTTCCAGATGCACAGGTCGGAAGGGCATGATATCTCCTTATTGGTCAACTAATATGACCACATGCGGGCCCGGTAAACCGTTTTTATGGGTGGACTGCATCTCGAAACCTATGCGCTCTGAGCGAGTAGGGTGCTCTGAGGGGCGCATTTGACACACAGAACGTTCAACATCTGCTCGCTGTACCAAAGAGGGCAATGGCGGCTCGTGACGGGACAGGCCACGCTTTGCACAGGCTCTTGTTTCATGCGATGGCATCGAATATTCGTCAATATCTTGTGGATAACTGGCAAACTCACGCAGGTTGTGGGGTCTGCGTGTTGACATGAACCCTCATGGACCCGCAGGCTGTCCCACCTAAGGAATCATTGGAAAACTGGCTTTGCGCTTTTCAAAACTCAGACTGACCGGCTTTAAAAGCTTCGTGGATCCCACGGATCTGATCATTGCGGACGGGTTGACGGGCGTTGTGGGCCCCAATGGCTGCGGCAAGTCCAATCTGCTGGAAGCGTTGCGCTGGGTGATGGGCGAAAACCGTCCCACAGCCATGCGTGGCGGCGGCATGGAAGATGTGATTTTCGCCGGGGCGGCCACCCGACCGGCGCGCAATTTTGCCGAAGTGGCCCTGCATCTGGATAATTCCGAACGGCTGGCCCCGGCGGGGTTCAATGATCATGATCAACTCGACATCGTGCGCCGCATCACCCGCGATGTGGGCAGCGCCTATAAGGTCGGGGCCAAGGATGTGCGGGCGCGAGATGTGCAGATGCTCTTTGCCGATGCCTCTACCGGGGCGCATAGCCCGGCGCTTGTGCGACAGGGTCAGATTGCGGAGCTGATCAACGCAAAACCCAAAAATCGCCGCCGTATTCTGGAAGAAGCGGCCGGGATCAGCGGGCTGTATCAGCGACGCCATGAGGCGGAATTGAAGCTGAAGGGCGCGGAGACCAATCTGGCCCGCGTGGATGATGTCATCGAACAACTGGCCAATCAGCTGGCGCAATTGGCGCGTCAG
This genomic interval from Paracoccaceae bacterium contains the following:
- a CDS encoding LysR substrate-binding domain-containing protein translates to MSRTLPPLNALRAFEAAGRHESFSRAAEELGVSHSSISRHVRGLEDRLNRQLFRDLPRGLVLTQDGVAYLADVTPALDAIADATEQLTESPAGTVSVNSEPLFAERFIIPRLARFQKAYPDVEVRLDASSRLADVERYEADIAIRFAHSGRLDVPCDLLSSALIYPYAAPDFIGKQIAQPADLLTQPLLRDRIGNIWKPWFAAAGVVADDLPEKGWRLKFPLAYEAALNGLGVYLSSSECVSLDVAQGRLVRCFDIGIRDGAFFLVYGSRVMRRAAVRQFRAWLLDEARPFRDAEAGA
- a CDS encoding NAD(P)H-dependent oxidoreductase; the protein is MTKTILHIDASARHTGSTTRDLTARIVDKFDGTVLRRDLSDALPQINETWVNANFTPVDQRTPAQQQALALSDELIAEIKAADILVIGAPVYNFGVPAALKAWIDLIARAGVTFAYTENGPKGLLDGKRAVIALATGGTPVGSEIDFASGYLRHIMGFIGISDVEIVAADQVMANSDKAMAKAHAGIAALAA
- a CDS encoding F0F1 ATP synthase subunit A, with translation MATDASEEGGLVFHPMDQFIIQPLFGEGAIAWYTPTNAALWMGLAIVAVILLMVVGSSKRAVVPTRSQSVAELAYGFIYKMVEDICGKEGLKYFPYIMTLFMFIVCANFLGLIPTAFTPTSHFAVTVVMAMAVFLTVTILGFVKNGAGFLSLFWVSSAPLALRPILAIIELISYFVRPVSHSIRLAGNVMAGHAVIKVFAGFAVITAVSPVAILGITAMYGLEVLVSFIQAYVFTILTCVYLKDALHPHH
- a CDS encoding AtpZ/AtpI family protein, translating into MTESDQKQRLEQLEAKIAAAKQAQAPKPRSDEHYSQAQHAWRMVIELVAGLGIGFGIGYGLDWLFGTIPIFLVLFTMLGLAAGVKTMLRSAQEMQENKMAQEAETKDGEP
- a CDS encoding DMT family transporter; its protein translation is MSPDRQGHLAMLTFSALVAGSFALGAQAANEIDPVVLNAVRFVMAAAVIGAVAAVTTGLPRAAFQAPWRYVVLGASFVLYFVLMFEGLKTAAPVSAAAVFTLTPVMAAGFGWLLLRQITTPRMALALTIGAAGALWVIFRADLAALRAFEVGRGELIFFVGCIAHAFYTPMVRKLNRGEPAVVFTFGVLVAGAALLILYAWSDIWATDWAALPAIVWITLLYISIFASSATFVLLQFASLRLPSAKVMAYTYLTPSWVILWEMALGNGAPGLVILGGVALTILALLLLLRDDSAPLVEPKPQNAR
- a CDS encoding F0F1 ATP synthase subunit B'; amino-acid sequence: MATETHSADAAASGGMPQLDFSTWANQIFWLVITLVVIYMILSRVALPRIAAVLAERQGTITNDVAAAEDLKVKAQQAEAAYDQALADARTEAHRIVGEAKAEIQQDLDAAIAKADAEIAAKAAESEKAIAEIRAGAVEAVKEVAAETAQEIVTAMGGTADAKAVSAAVDTRLKG
- a CDS encoding LysR family transcriptional regulator yields the protein MDNWDEIKTAYQVARMGTVSGAADVLGVHHATVIRHIDALEKRLGVKLFQRHARGYTATEAGQDLLRVAQATDDQFSQLAGRIKGLGNEVSGELVVTSLISLAPRMVPLLVRFQNKYPDVVVRYLTGDRLFRLEYGEAHIAVRAGSAPDQPDNVVQSFHHQQIGLFATKSYLREYGMPQSLEDFADHRFVGHDSDTSRAPFNRWLRAHIPAASLTFRSTDTHALEEAVKAGAGIGFLPLVEARKNIDLVEVFERQEAWSAPLWLVTHVDLHRTTKVQAFLTFLKDASKDWTR
- a CDS encoding F0F1 ATP synthase subunit C, which gives rise to MEGELAHIGAGLAAIGSGAAAIGVGNVAGNYLAGALRNPSAAASQTATLFIGIAFAEALGIFAFLVALLLMFAV
- a CDS encoding FCD domain-containing protein; this encodes MPFRPVHLEKLSTAVVHQIEQLILRGVLRPGERLPAERELAERLNVSRPSLRDAIGTLQEQGLLSTRAGAGVFVADVLGSAFAPALVQLFSRHDEAVFDYLSFRRDLESLAAERAARLGSDTDLRVVQTVFDKMEAAHSKRNPEEEAQLDAQFHMAIIEASHNVVMLHMMRSMYQLLREGVFYNRQIMFKQRATRGMLLDQHRAINEALQQRNPERSRAAVQEHLNYVEICLRDQIKADQNEAVAQQRLDHEMERH
- a CDS encoding F0F1 ATP synthase subunit B translates to MRFQTVLIATAASAGVASPALAAGGGISLSNTDFVVFLGLVVFIGILIYFKVPGLIMGMLDKRAEGIQSELEEARALREEAQSLLASYERKQREVQDQADRIVAAAKEEAGVAAEQARADLEVSLARRMAAAAEQIATAQSAAVKEVRDQSVTVAVAVAREMIAKQMTAAQGNSLIDGAIAEVDAKLH
- a CDS encoding metalloregulator ArsR/SmtB family transcription factor, with the protein product MSRTLDQTFAALADPTRRAILTLLLEDDMAVTDVAEPFQMSLAAISKHLGVLTAAGLISQEKRGRVKWCKLEPDALRTASVWMQGFGQFEPVHLDDFERFLASELPEESA